Proteins encoded by one window of Chondromyces crocatus:
- a CDS encoding M17 family peptidase N-terminal domain-containing protein, whose amino-acid sequence MELRFVSPDLASLDMLDAEVLACPVWADIRPAHGVAGLCDWRLGGRISELQRRGLVTGELGEVVMLPGKPRMSLDKLILFGAGTRAAFDESVFVAIVNRMLSTLRCLGARVAVVELPGRQDRLIRAEAATDALLDCAEREREGEDLWMLVEGAEGKQQIAQHMIEQRRRLRRAL is encoded by the coding sequence GTGGAGCTCAGGTTCGTTTCCCCCGATCTCGCCAGCCTCGACATGCTCGACGCCGAGGTGCTGGCCTGCCCCGTCTGGGCAGACATCCGGCCTGCGCATGGAGTGGCCGGCCTCTGCGACTGGCGGCTCGGTGGTCGTATCTCGGAGCTCCAGCGGCGTGGGTTGGTGACGGGTGAGCTGGGTGAAGTCGTGATGCTTCCGGGCAAGCCGCGCATGAGCCTGGACAAGTTGATCCTGTTCGGCGCGGGGACGCGGGCTGCGTTCGACGAATCTGTCTTCGTGGCCATCGTCAACCGGATGCTCAGCACCCTGCGTTGCCTGGGGGCTCGCGTCGCGGTGGTGGAGCTGCCGGGGCGGCAAGACCGTCTGATTCGAGCCGAAGCAGCGACCGATGCGCTCCTCGACTGCGCCGAGCGAGAGCGGGAAGGTGAAGATCTCTGGATGCTGGTGGAGGGCGCAGAAGGAAAGCAGCAGATCGCGCAACACATGATCGAGCAACGCCGCCGCCTTCGACGGGCGCTCTAG
- a CDS encoding FHA domain-containing protein: MIEIRIGSGEPQCQRIIPGEPMGPLLVGTSGAWMLSAPGVAAEHAEFYFDGAQLFLRSVDMVAPTMVNGQAVLGVWTPLDPSSEVLLGGARLWFGPDPSAGGYASMNHAQLLEDDDNVATRVADQAQENAWGDVSEMVRRGMEISRSRAPEPAIAPLPPPSPAFWPAAEPSAAPPHEEHGGPSTTKRTDDSGMTKIEPVENVERRREVSMAGRRFGDPSMSGSNYPNAAYMSGAAPLTTSGSNYPNAAHMSGAAPLATPGSNYPSAAHMSGAAPLTTSGSNYPSAAHMSGAAPLGFAGNGYPSVAHLSGAAPLTTSGSNYPSAAHLSGAASLISSQSNPPQGMFGQGGGPAAMSLSGGLVRTEVLGSSPMPSFGAPPSLRSFGAPPSTAPSAMEGAAMRQTGTYQQVASPMLTQSARLEQSTTAGDAERAAQKSAWQALSGPKKALVFLSPLIVAAAVVLFLGDELGLQPPPRSPQAAAQTGGAPKTTNAAPPGDAPQPSAVVDAEPPSPAPTAAGPSPSSGPDTDTPVARNAGSSKLLSPTAAPADSSSKTEASKTLQRLAADAVAGGAYGRAAELYQKLAKEHPNKPAYAEAAEIMRVKAGLR; encoded by the coding sequence ATGATCGAGATCCGCATCGGCTCCGGAGAGCCGCAATGCCAGCGGATCATCCCAGGCGAACCGATGGGCCCCCTGCTGGTCGGCACCAGCGGCGCCTGGATGCTTTCAGCCCCGGGGGTCGCAGCCGAGCACGCGGAGTTCTACTTCGATGGCGCTCAGCTCTTTCTGCGCAGTGTCGACATGGTCGCTCCGACCATGGTGAATGGTCAGGCCGTGCTCGGCGTCTGGACCCCCCTGGACCCATCGAGCGAAGTCCTGCTCGGAGGCGCCAGGTTGTGGTTCGGACCAGATCCGTCAGCGGGGGGCTATGCATCCATGAACCACGCACAGCTGCTCGAGGACGACGACAACGTGGCGACTCGGGTCGCTGATCAAGCGCAGGAGAATGCCTGGGGTGATGTGAGCGAGATGGTCCGGCGCGGGATGGAAATCTCGCGCTCGCGAGCGCCTGAGCCAGCGATTGCACCTCTGCCTCCCCCCTCTCCGGCCTTCTGGCCAGCAGCTGAGCCGAGCGCGGCGCCACCGCACGAGGAGCACGGCGGCCCCTCGACCACCAAGCGCACCGACGACTCGGGGATGACCAAGATCGAGCCTGTCGAGAACGTCGAGCGGCGACGTGAAGTCTCGATGGCAGGTCGCCGCTTCGGCGACCCGTCGATGTCGGGCAGCAACTACCCGAACGCGGCGTACATGTCCGGCGCGGCTCCGCTCACCACCTCGGGCAGCAACTACCCGAACGCCGCGCACATGTCCGGCGCGGCTCCGCTCGCCACCCCGGGCAGCAACTACCCGAGCGCCGCGCACATGTCCGGCGCGGCTCCGCTCACTACCTCGGGCAGCAACTACCCGAGCGCCGCGCACATGTCCGGCGCGGCTCCGCTCGGCTTCGCCGGAAACGGCTATCCGAGCGTCGCTCACCTGTCGGGTGCAGCTCCACTCACGACCTCAGGCAGCAACTATCCCAGCGCTGCGCATCTGTCTGGAGCCGCCTCTTTGATCTCGTCCCAAAGCAACCCTCCTCAAGGGATGTTCGGGCAAGGAGGAGGGCCTGCCGCCATGAGCCTTTCTGGTGGGCTGGTGCGGACCGAGGTCCTTGGCAGCTCGCCCATGCCTTCCTTCGGTGCGCCTCCTTCGCTTCGCTCTTTCGGTGCGCCTCCGAGCACCGCGCCTTCTGCGATGGAAGGCGCTGCGATGCGACAGACGGGGACCTACCAGCAGGTCGCCTCGCCGATGCTCACCCAGAGCGCACGCTTGGAGCAGAGCACCACCGCTGGCGATGCAGAACGGGCAGCCCAGAAGTCCGCCTGGCAAGCCTTGTCGGGTCCCAAGAAAGCGCTGGTCTTCCTGTCGCCGCTCATCGTGGCGGCAGCCGTGGTGCTGTTCCTGGGCGACGAGCTGGGCCTTCAGCCTCCACCCAGATCACCTCAAGCGGCAGCGCAGACGGGCGGAGCGCCGAAGACGACGAACGCGGCTCCACCTGGAGACGCGCCCCAGCCGAGCGCCGTCGTGGATGCAGAGCCTCCGTCGCCGGCGCCCACTGCAGCCGGACCATCGCCATCGTCGGGCCCTGACACGGACACCCCCGTCGCACGCAACGCCGGCTCGTCCAAGCTCCTGTCACCGACCGCAGCGCCCGCAGACTCTTCGTCCAAAACCGAAGCCAGCAAGACACTCCAGCGGTTGGCGGCCGATGCCGTCGCGGGAGGCGCTTATGGTCGGGCGGCGGAGCTTTACCAGAAGCTTGCGAAAGAGCACCCGAACAAGCCTGCGTATGCCGAAGCCGCAGAGATCATGCGCGTGAAGGCTGGTCTGAGGTAG
- a CDS encoding tetratricopeptide repeat protein, giving the protein MRLAATAIAVFVTMSAALGCAATPGEGARVPEDVKQANAAGKPERLLERGLAFANAQDYTRAEQYLSAALTAGAPADRVLPALIRACVAENRFRAALTYAEPHLTKTPQDHHLRFVVASLHASVGDTVAALEHLEQITRSRPDYAEVRYAMGVLFRDELQDPGRADEQFREYLRLDPRGPHAEEARGGLLKVITPFQPGSQGRQDGSGGSGGDERGISAGSPMRTLREQPSSLGAAPPLGGEGGAAQEGRPVRVEPPPLNPVQGDGVRDTLGPPPQ; this is encoded by the coding sequence ATGCGTCTCGCCGCGACGGCCATCGCCGTGTTCGTCACGATGAGCGCGGCGCTGGGCTGCGCGGCCACTCCCGGCGAGGGCGCTCGGGTGCCGGAAGACGTGAAACAGGCCAACGCGGCGGGGAAGCCGGAGCGGCTCCTCGAGCGAGGGCTCGCGTTTGCAAATGCGCAAGACTACACGCGCGCCGAGCAGTACCTGTCCGCTGCCCTCACGGCAGGTGCTCCGGCCGATCGGGTCTTGCCAGCCCTGATCCGTGCGTGCGTTGCGGAGAACCGCTTCCGCGCAGCGCTCACCTACGCCGAACCTCACCTGACGAAGACGCCCCAGGATCACCACCTTCGGTTCGTGGTGGCCTCGCTGCACGCCAGTGTGGGGGACACCGTGGCGGCGCTCGAACATCTGGAGCAGATCACCCGCTCTCGGCCGGATTACGCAGAGGTCCGCTATGCGATGGGGGTGCTGTTCCGGGATGAGCTCCAGGATCCTGGGCGCGCAGACGAACAGTTCCGGGAGTACCTGCGGCTCGACCCACGAGGCCCCCATGCGGAGGAGGCACGAGGAGGCTTGCTGAAGGTGATCACGCCGTTCCAGCCTGGCAGTCAGGGCCGTCAAGACGGGTCGGGGGGCTCGGGTGGTGATGAGCGAGGGATCTCCGCCGGTTCCCCGATGCGTACGCTGCGAGAACAGCCCTCCTCGTTGGGCGCCGCACCACCTCTTGGCGGCGAAGGAGGAGCCGCACAGGAGGGTCGCCCGGTGCGTGTCGAGCCACCGCCGCTGAATCCGGTGCAAGGAGATGGCGTGCGCGATACACTCGGTCCCCCGCCGCAGTGA
- a CDS encoding protein kinase domain-containing protein, with the protein MEGLPRAGEVIAGKYQIEKIIGAGGMGVVVIARHLLLNQPVAVKFLHPNAAMRSDPVQRFLREARAAAALRSEHVARVLDVGALPSGDPYMVMEFLDGSPLSRVIRTRAPLPIEEAVEFLLQACDAIGEAHKLGIIHRDLKPGNMFIVKRPNGTPLLKVLDFGISKVVNTEGGSDVEHTLTATNMVMGSPQYASPEQLRSSKNVDTRTDIWSLGVILYYMLTGRRPFEGDSMTELCMAIAMHTPAPITTLRPSIPLPLQEVVARCLEKDRERRLPDVPTLMAALRPFAGGAVSTFSAGVPSGAMTLLPTSVSTVVEGSEVQSTPSLLSHATTEPRAATLMTRSAWTAPPPQRNPQMIFLQAVGAVAVVGLAAWGIHTARREHKGAPETNGAVEAVVQVQPTARSASSNVVEAVTPPTSDPIIDHNFASPPAAMVTSKPAEPSEVAAAPTTKPSEIIREGWGVAKTLLTLKDKDGFTVGKVAKGSIVRVLKEEGGWSLVMHSSKGTMLSGWAPAAAIGPTATTSAR; encoded by the coding sequence ATGGAGGGGCTTCCGCGCGCAGGCGAGGTCATCGCAGGCAAGTACCAGATCGAGAAGATCATCGGCGCTGGAGGGATGGGGGTGGTCGTCATCGCACGCCACCTCCTCCTGAATCAGCCGGTCGCGGTGAAATTCTTGCATCCGAACGCGGCGATGCGCAGTGATCCCGTGCAGCGGTTCCTGCGCGAGGCACGCGCGGCTGCGGCGCTGCGCAGTGAGCACGTGGCGCGCGTGCTCGACGTAGGGGCTCTGCCTTCGGGCGATCCCTACATGGTGATGGAGTTCCTGGATGGCTCGCCGCTTTCCCGGGTGATCAGGACACGGGCGCCGCTGCCCATCGAGGAGGCCGTCGAGTTCCTCCTGCAAGCCTGCGACGCCATCGGTGAGGCCCACAAGCTCGGTATCATCCATCGGGATCTGAAGCCGGGGAACATGTTCATCGTCAAGCGCCCCAATGGGACGCCCCTGCTCAAGGTGCTCGATTTCGGCATCTCCAAGGTGGTGAACACCGAGGGGGGCAGCGATGTCGAACACACCCTGACGGCGACCAACATGGTGATGGGGTCACCACAGTATGCGTCGCCGGAGCAGCTCCGGAGCTCGAAGAACGTGGACACGCGGACCGACATCTGGTCGCTCGGCGTGATCCTCTATTACATGCTCACCGGGCGGCGTCCCTTCGAAGGGGACTCGATGACCGAGCTGTGCATGGCGATCGCGATGCACACGCCAGCACCGATCACCACGCTCCGCCCCAGCATCCCGCTCCCGCTCCAGGAGGTCGTGGCGCGCTGCCTGGAAAAGGATCGGGAGCGGCGGCTCCCGGACGTACCGACGCTGATGGCGGCGCTCCGGCCCTTCGCCGGAGGCGCAGTCTCCACATTTTCAGCTGGCGTCCCCTCGGGCGCGATGACGTTGCTGCCGACGTCCGTGTCCACGGTGGTGGAAGGGAGCGAGGTGCAGAGCACGCCTTCGCTTCTGTCCCATGCGACGACGGAGCCGCGCGCAGCCACGTTGATGACGCGCAGCGCCTGGACTGCACCTCCGCCCCAGCGAAATCCGCAGATGATCTTCCTCCAGGCGGTCGGCGCGGTGGCGGTGGTCGGCCTGGCCGCCTGGGGAATCCACACGGCACGCCGAGAGCACAAGGGCGCTCCGGAGACGAACGGCGCGGTGGAGGCGGTCGTTCAGGTCCAGCCGACGGCTCGGAGCGCCTCGTCGAATGTCGTCGAGGCAGTGACCCCACCGACGTCGGACCCGATCATCGATCACAACTTCGCCTCCCCACCGGCCGCCATGGTGACTTCCAAGCCCGCGGAGCCATCCGAGGTCGCGGCGGCGCCCACGACGAAGCCATCCGAGATCATCCGAGAGGGGTGGGGGGTTGCGAAGACCCTCCTCACCTTGAAAGACAAGGACGGGTTCACGGTCGGCAAGGTGGCCAAGGGGAGCATCGTGCGGGTGCTGAAAGAGGAAGGTGGATGGTCGCTGGTCATGCATTCGAGCAAGGGCACCATGCTGTCCGGCTGGGCGCCGGCAGCTGCCATCGGACCGACCGCGACCACCTCTGCACGCTGA
- a CDS encoding CpaF family protein, with protein MIPREVFEETLLHFFAPIRPFLEDPSVSDIMINGPGQIYVERRGLLFLTEARFESQEALMAALRNAAQFVGKHIDEFHPILEGRLPDGSRIEAVLPPAAPDGPSVSIRRFSKEKLTVERLVQFDAMTPEAALTLRALVASKLNIVVAGGTGSGKTSMLNALSSFVPEGERVVVIEDSRELSLQREHVVQLEARPPDPRGRGAVSIRDLFKATLRLRPDRIVVGEIRSGEALDLIQAMTSGHGGCLTTVHATYPRDTLTRLETMAMMSDVDMPLVALRLQLASGVNILTQISRLQDGTRKITHITEVLGFDLDSSSYVTQDLFVRTYQGIGPRGEVLSQLVPTGTLPRCLPQLQAHGTDLPPGVYKAAEQHGSSQGAG; from the coding sequence ATGATCCCGCGCGAGGTCTTCGAAGAGACGCTCCTCCACTTCTTTGCTCCGATCCGGCCCTTTCTCGAAGATCCGTCGGTCAGCGACATCATGATCAATGGCCCAGGCCAGATCTACGTCGAGCGACGTGGCTTGCTCTTTCTGACGGAAGCCCGGTTCGAGAGCCAGGAAGCTCTGATGGCCGCCCTCCGGAACGCGGCTCAGTTCGTGGGCAAGCACATCGACGAGTTCCACCCCATCCTGGAGGGGCGCCTCCCCGACGGCTCTCGTATCGAGGCCGTGCTGCCACCCGCAGCGCCCGATGGTCCGTCGGTCTCCATCCGCCGCTTCTCGAAGGAGAAGCTGACCGTGGAGCGCCTCGTCCAGTTCGACGCGATGACGCCCGAAGCGGCGCTGACCTTGCGGGCGCTCGTCGCCAGCAAGCTCAACATCGTGGTGGCTGGCGGCACGGGCAGCGGCAAGACCAGCATGCTCAATGCGCTCTCTTCGTTCGTCCCCGAGGGAGAGCGGGTGGTGGTGATCGAAGACTCCCGCGAGCTGAGCTTGCAACGGGAACACGTGGTCCAGCTGGAAGCGCGCCCGCCCGATCCCAGGGGACGGGGAGCGGTGTCGATTCGCGATCTCTTCAAGGCGACCCTTCGTCTCCGGCCGGACCGGATCGTGGTCGGCGAGATCCGTAGCGGAGAAGCACTGGATTTGATCCAGGCCATGACCAGCGGCCACGGCGGCTGCCTGACCACGGTCCACGCGACCTACCCGCGCGACACCCTCACCCGCCTGGAGACGATGGCGATGATGAGCGATGTCGACATGCCTCTCGTCGCGCTGCGCCTTCAGCTCGCGTCCGGTGTGAACATCTTGACGCAGATCTCCAGGCTGCAGGACGGCACACGCAAGATCACGCACATCACCGAGGTGCTGGGCTTCGATCTGGACAGCTCGAGCTACGTCACCCAGGACCTCTTCGTACGCACGTACCAAGGGATCGGGCCGAGGGGAGAGGTGCTCAGTCAGCTCGTTCCCACGGGGACTTTGCCCCGTTGTTTGCCGCAGCTCCAGGCACATGGCACCGATCTTCCACCAGGGGTGTACAAAGCCGCCGAGCAGCACGGCAGCAGCCAGGGTGCTGGGTGA
- a CDS encoding FHA domain-containing protein, with the protein MTQTQQTQTLTGLSFRVQLPDGGPQQLLVDSDRVLIGSGAHCEIRLPGDTAASEHVLITFLGGNVYAQARSLQPPPLLNGAPFTEAPLQQNALLQIGQSEITVSIVEIADQIGVTKKQSEPVSPFTYVLAVLLIPLALFVLLDDPKDDVMDARPDKTPPLWEEAGSACPQTEKDQALGMAQNRRIVAQGKRERSPFDVRDGVAAVSLFQQAAACYRTSGEAGAAAEMQTAADKLRKQLDEDYRAHQMRLVHSLDVKDLRTAQREVKVLLAMLQGKNDPYVVWLSNMDRRLKLRLSGTPQKS; encoded by the coding sequence ATGACTCAGACCCAGCAAACACAGACCCTCACCGGCTTGAGCTTCCGGGTACAACTCCCGGACGGTGGCCCTCAGCAGCTGCTCGTCGACTCGGATCGCGTGCTCATCGGGAGCGGAGCGCACTGTGAGATCCGGCTCCCCGGTGATACCGCCGCGAGCGAGCACGTTCTCATCACCTTCCTGGGTGGCAACGTGTACGCGCAGGCGCGCTCGCTCCAGCCACCTCCCCTGCTGAACGGAGCGCCATTCACCGAGGCGCCACTCCAGCAGAACGCGCTCCTCCAGATCGGTCAGAGCGAGATCACCGTCTCCATCGTCGAGATCGCGGACCAGATCGGCGTCACGAAGAAGCAGAGCGAGCCCGTCAGCCCCTTCACGTACGTGCTCGCGGTGCTCCTCATCCCGCTCGCGCTCTTCGTGTTGCTCGACGACCCGAAGGACGATGTGATGGATGCCCGCCCCGACAAGACGCCGCCGCTCTGGGAGGAGGCCGGTTCGGCCTGCCCGCAGACGGAGAAGGACCAAGCACTCGGGATGGCGCAGAACCGGCGCATCGTGGCGCAAGGAAAGCGGGAGCGGAGCCCCTTCGATGTGCGCGACGGGGTCGCCGCCGTGTCACTCTTCCAGCAGGCTGCCGCCTGCTACCGCACCTCCGGGGAAGCCGGAGCGGCGGCCGAGATGCAGACCGCAGCCGACAAGCTCCGCAAGCAGCTCGATGAAGACTACCGGGCGCACCAGATGCGCCTGGTCCACTCGCTCGACGTCAAGGACCTGCGCACCGCCCAGCGGGAGGTGAAGGTGCTGCTCGCGATGCTCCAGGGAAAGAACGATCCCTACGTGGTCTGGCTGTCGAACATGGATCGTCGCCTCAAGCTCAGGCTCAGCGGCACGCCCCAGAAGAGCTAG
- a CDS encoding type II secretion system F family protein, whose amino-acid sequence MILNYIVFRYLFLLCVAVAVAVAVYAVASAPTRVASRLGMRGLKRRWAIDSNPGWASLEPVVRWLGVRVSGMVGDSTRTRVDAMIALAGDYLGLTPDEFFSLSLLSGVLGSLFGVAMGILMEGSIGAAALLGFMVGAMLPYFQTSGEAARRLRLINEGLPYVIDLMALAMSAGLDFPGAIRQVVEKSSNPEDPLIIEFKRILQEMQLGRTRKQVLSDFCSRAPTGPVTEFVAALIQAEERGNPVAEVLQIQAGVSRLRRSVRAEEAAAKAAVKMIGPLFLLFACIMMLVMGPMVLTLMEQ is encoded by the coding sequence ATGATCCTCAACTACATCGTCTTTCGCTACCTGTTCCTGCTCTGCGTCGCCGTCGCGGTGGCGGTCGCGGTGTATGCGGTCGCGAGCGCGCCCACGCGGGTCGCCTCTCGACTCGGGATGCGCGGTCTCAAGCGGCGCTGGGCGATCGACTCGAACCCGGGCTGGGCGTCGCTCGAGCCCGTGGTGCGCTGGCTGGGCGTCCGGGTGAGTGGCATGGTGGGCGACTCCACGCGCACTCGTGTCGACGCGATGATCGCGCTTGCCGGCGATTACCTCGGCCTCACCCCGGACGAGTTCTTCTCGCTCAGCCTCCTCAGCGGCGTCCTGGGCTCGCTGTTCGGCGTGGCCATGGGGATCCTGATGGAGGGCAGCATCGGTGCGGCCGCACTCCTGGGCTTCATGGTCGGCGCGATGCTGCCCTACTTTCAGACGTCTGGCGAAGCGGCGCGGCGGCTGCGGCTCATCAACGAGGGGCTGCCGTACGTGATCGATCTGATGGCGCTGGCGATGAGCGCTGGCCTGGATTTTCCAGGTGCGATCCGTCAGGTCGTCGAGAAGTCGTCGAACCCGGAAGACCCGCTCATCATCGAGTTCAAGCGTATCCTCCAGGAGATGCAGCTCGGCCGGACCAGGAAGCAGGTGCTGAGCGATTTCTGCAGCCGCGCGCCCACGGGTCCCGTCACCGAGTTCGTTGCAGCGCTGATCCAGGCCGAGGAGCGAGGCAATCCGGTCGCGGAGGTCCTGCAGATCCAGGCCGGCGTGTCGCGTCTCAGGCGCTCGGTCAGGGCCGAGGAGGCTGCAGCCAAGGCGGCGGTGAAGATGATCGGTCCGCTGTTCCTGCTGTTCGCGTGTATCATGATGCTCGTCATGGGTCCGATGGTGCTGACCCTCATGGAGCAGTGA
- a CDS encoding type II secretion system F family protein → MDALIQEVVSHPGFKWAGIGLVFLGLFILIHALVSDDDGLPRRLWRRYVAYLERRMKVLFIFTPGDRIAAGQGVGVFLSVVLAILVDLPLWWLPVSVAVVPPLYIELLRRQRVAEIEKQLDGFILAIANALKATPSLGDAFISVQQLIRPPLQQEVELAVKEMRVGSTLDQALMLMASRIGSRPVDSAISALLIGRQVGGNLPKILDGTAAALREMSRLEAVVRTKTAEGKAQLALLAVFPIVLVLVFDAVKQNYFAPLTNSIVGYLVILAAGACWLASLVIARKVVNVDV, encoded by the coding sequence ATGGACGCACTGATCCAAGAGGTGGTCTCGCACCCGGGCTTCAAGTGGGCCGGGATCGGCCTGGTCTTCCTGGGCCTCTTCATCCTGATCCACGCGCTCGTGAGCGACGACGACGGGCTGCCTCGGCGGCTGTGGAGACGGTACGTGGCGTACCTCGAGCGGAGGATGAAGGTGCTCTTCATCTTCACGCCCGGAGATCGCATCGCCGCCGGCCAAGGCGTCGGCGTCTTCTTGTCGGTCGTGCTCGCGATCCTGGTCGACTTGCCGCTGTGGTGGTTGCCGGTGTCCGTGGCGGTCGTTCCGCCGCTGTACATCGAGCTGCTGCGACGGCAGAGGGTCGCGGAGATCGAGAAGCAGCTCGATGGCTTCATCCTCGCCATCGCCAACGCACTCAAGGCCACGCCGAGCCTTGGCGACGCGTTCATCTCCGTGCAGCAGCTCATCCGGCCTCCGCTCCAGCAAGAGGTCGAGCTTGCGGTGAAGGAGATGCGCGTCGGCAGCACACTGGATCAGGCGCTGATGCTGATGGCGAGCCGCATCGGGAGTCGCCCGGTGGACTCCGCCATCTCGGCGCTCCTCATCGGGCGTCAGGTCGGTGGCAACCTACCGAAGATCCTGGACGGGACGGCCGCCGCGCTCCGCGAGATGTCGCGGCTCGAGGCCGTGGTGCGCACCAAGACGGCGGAAGGGAAGGCGCAGCTCGCGTTGCTGGCCGTGTTCCCCATCGTGCTGGTGCTGGTCTTCGATGCCGTGAAGCAGAACTACTTCGCTCCGCTGACGAACTCGATCGTCGGATACCTGGTGATCCTGGCGGCGGGCGCCTGCTGGCTCGCCTCGCTGGTCATCGCCCGCAAGGTCGTCAACGTCGACGTATGA